Part of the Granulicella cerasi genome is shown below.
TCACGAATACAAGCGGCAACATTTGAATGCGCTGCACATTCTCAGTCTGTACTGTCAGCTCAAAGGGAATCCTAATGTGACGTTCACTCCACGGACATTCATCTTCGGTGGCAAGGCTGCTCCCTCCTATGTGATGGCGAAGCTGATAATCAAGCTGATCTGCACGGTGGGCGATCTCGTCAATAACGATCCTGACGTGAAAGGCCGCCTGAAGGTCGTCTTTCTTCCCGATTACAACGTTTCCCTCGGACAACGGATTTATCCCGCCGCTGACGTCTCGGAGCAGATTTCGACGGCAGGCAAAGAAGCGTCAGGAACAGGCTGCATGAAGTTTCAGATGAACGGCGCGGTGACCATCGGAACGCTCGATGGTGCGAATGTCGAGATCCGCAAAGAAGTCGGCCAGGACAACTTCTTTCTATTCGGCCTGACGACCCAGGATATCGACCAGATTACCCAAAAGGGATATCGACCGCAGGAATTCTATGAACGCAGTTCGAAGTTGCGTGAGGTCATTGACGGGCTCTCGGAAGGAAGGTTTAGTCGCGGCGATCGCGAAGTGTTCCGTCCTATGCTCGATCAATTGCTGAATGTCGATCCTTACTTCCTGCTCGCCGACTTCGATTCGTATACATCCACCCAGGCCCAGGTAGGCGCAGCCTATGCGGATGCGAAGCGATGGAACCGCATGTCTATCCTGAATTCGGCACGTTCCGGCAAGTTCTCTTCGGATCGAACCATCCGGGAGTATTGCAGCGACATATGGAAGGTACCGGTTCCGTCATCTTCAGGTGCCCCGAAGAATACCACTCCCAACCCGCAAACCAAACGGAGATCGAAATGAGCCCCACTGTCGAAGTCGTACTCACCGCCGAAGAGCTCAGGAAGATGAATGCCTACTGGAGAGCCTGCAACTATCTGGCGGTCGGCATGATCTATCTGAGGGAAAATCCTTTGCTCAGAGAGCCGCTGAAGCCGGAGCACATCAAGAACAGGTTGCTGGGCCATTGGGGTTCTGACCCAGGGCAGTCGTTCACATGGATTCATCTCAATCGGTTGATCAAGAAATACGATCTGAATGTGATTTACGTCTCCGGTCCGGGGCATGGAGCGCCCGCAACACTTGCTAATAGCTACCTCGAGGGGCATTACTCCGAAATCTATCCCGATCGAAGCCAGGACGAGGCGGGCATGCTTCGCTTCTTCCGGCAATTCTCATTTCCAGGTGGTATAGGCAGCCACTGCACCCCGGAAACACCGGGTTCCATCCACGAGGGTGGAGAACTTGGTTACAGCCTCTCTCACGCGTACGGCGCAGCCTTCGATAACCCCGATCTGATCGTGACCTGCGTGGTGGGCGATGGAGAAGCTGAGACCGGCCCCCTTGCCACGTCATGGCATTCCAATAAATTTCTTAATCCCATCCGCGATGGCGCCGTACTGCCTGTCCTTCACCTGAATGGGTACAAGATCGCCAATCCCACGATCCTGGCGCGCATCTCGCGCCGTGAGCTCGAAGGGCTCTTTCTTGGATACGGCTACACGCCCTACTTCGTTGAGGGAAACGATCCCGATACCATGCATCAGCTCATGGCGGCGACCATGGAAAAATGCATTCTTGAAATACGGTCGATTCAGGAACAGGCGCGAAGCACCGGGAAGTTTGAGCGGCCACTCTGGCCGATGATCGTGCTTCGCTCACCCAAAGGCTGGACTGGTCCAAAAGAGGTCGACGGCCACAAGGTCGAAGACTTTTGGCGGGCCCACCAGGTGCCGGTGCTGGATCCGGTGACGAACAGCAAGAGTCTGAAAATCGTCGAAGACTGGATGCGGAGTTATAAGCCGGAAGAGCTCTTCGACGAATTGGGAAGGTTCGTCCCGGAACTGCAGGAGCTGGCTCCGGAGGGTTCGCGCCGTATTAGCGCGAACCTGCATGCGAACGGCGGTCTGCTTCGCAAGCCGTTGAACCTTCCCCGCTTCCAGGACTACGCGGTCGAGGTGAAGACTCCCGGGCAAAAGTATGTCTCTCCGACCGCGACAGCCGCAACGTTCCTGGCCGACGTCATGCGTCAGAACATGACCAGCTTCCGCGTTTTCGGTCCGGACGAAACAGCTTCCAACAAACTGGACGGGATCTATAAGGCCTCGGAGAAGATCTGGGTCGCCGAGTACAAGCCGGAAGACGCGGACGGAACCGAGATAGCAGTCGATGGACGTGTGATGGAGATGCTCAGCGAGCATACGCTTGAGGGCTGGTACGAGGGCTATGTTCTTACGGGACGTCATGGCTTCTTCTCCACCTATGAGTCCTTCGTTCATGTTATCGACTCCATGTTCAACCAGCATGCGAAGTGGCTCGAGAAATCGAAGACCGAACTTGGATGGCGAGCCCCAATCTCCTCGATCAACCTGCTGATCACCTCCCTCGTATGGCGGCAGGACCATAATGGCTTCACGCATCAGGATCCGGGCTTTCTGGATGTAGTCACGAATAAGAGTCCTGAAGTGGTCCGGATTTATATGCCACCGGACGCGAATTGCCTGCTCAGCGTGGTAGACCACTGCCTTCGCTCCGAGGACTACTACAACGTCATCGTCTCGGACAAGCAGCCCCATCTGACCTTCCTCGATATGGATGCCGCGGTGAAACACTGCACCAAGGGGATCGGCATCTGGGATTGGGCCAGTACAGATGCAGGCGATGATCCCGACGTCGTCATGGCCTCTGCCGGCGATGTACCAACCATGGAGTCTCTCGCCGCAGTTGCGATTCTGAAAGAAAAGTTTCCTGATCTGAAGATTCGGTTTGTCAACGTTGTGGATCTCTTCCGGCTGATGCCGGACATCGAACATCCCCATGGACTATCGGACCGCGATTTCGACTCGTTGTTCACGAAAGACAAGCCGGTCATCTTCAATTTTCACAGCTATGCATCGCTCATCCACAAACTGGCATATCGGCGAACCAATCATGCGAACTTTCATGTGCGCGGATACAAGGAGAAGGGCAACATCAATACGCCGCTCGAGCTCGCAATCATCAACCAGATTGATCGGTTCAATCTGGCGATCGACGTAATTGACCGTGTGTCGCACTTGCAAAAGACGGGTGCACACGTGAAGGACTGGCTCAAGGAGCAGATCATCGAACACCTGAACTATGCCTATGCGGAAGGAATCGATAAGCCGGAGATTCGTGATTGGACCTGGCCCATCAAGTAGGAGTATTTCGTGGCAGATGAGCACAAGAATACAATTCTCATCCTGAACAGTGGTTCCTCTTCTCTCAAGTTCGGTCTGTTCGCGCCGGGTTATGAGGATGAGGAACAGCTGCTTTCAGGGAGTGCTGAAGGCATCGGGCGCGAGTCCGGAAGCCTCCGTATTCGAGCAGCCGATGGGACCGTACTTAGGGAACAGTCGCCTGTACTCGAATCGCAGCCAGATGCGCTGCGTTCTCTCGCGGCCGCACTCGACGAACACCTCCGCACATCCCCGGTTGCGATCGGACACCGCATTGTTCATGGCGGCCCTCATCTCCGGAACCATCAGTTGCTGACTCCTTCCGTTCTCGATCAACTCGCTGCCGCCGAACACTTCGCGCCGTTGCACATCCCCCTTGCCTTGACGCTCGTAAAGCAGGCTCAGGAGATCTTCCCTCAAATTCCTCACTTTGCCTGTTTCGACACGGCCTTTCACAACACGATGCCCGAAGTTGCGACCCATCTTCCATTGCCGCAACGCTATTTCGAGCAAGGAGTAATGCGCTTCGGGTTTCACGGACTCTCCTACGAGTCCATCGTGCATCGTCTGGGCACGGCGGTTCCTGAGAGGGCTGTGTTCGCGCATCTTGGGAATGGGTCGAGTGTTACAGCCGTGCGGAACGGACTGTCCATCGATACCTCTATGGGTTTGACGCCAACCGGAGGAGTTCCCATGGGAACCCGCACCGGCGATCTCGATCCCGGCGTTCTGCTGTACCTGATGAGGAGCGAAGGTCTGGGCGTCGATGCTCTCGAAGCCCTGGTCGATCGGGAGAGCGGACTATTCGGTCTGTCCAAGGGCGAGAGCGACATGCATCAGCTGCTGCAACGTGTGGCGGCCCGGGATGCCGCGGCCGTGCTTGCCCTGGAGGGATTCTGTATAGCCGTACGGAAATTCATTGCCAGCTACGCTGCCCTCATGGGAGGCCTGGACCTTCTCGTTTTCACCGGCGGAATCGGAGAACACAGCGCCGAAGTAAGAGAGAAAATCTGCGCTGGTCTATCATTCCTTGGTCTCGATCTCGGAGACCGCGACGGAAAGCTTATGGTGATGCGTGCAGAGGAGGAACTTCAGATGGCTCGGCACTGCCGAAGACTACTCGGCACTCTCTCGGCTTCAGGTGCTGGCGTCGAGGAGGAATAGCTCACTCAGAAGTGCGCCGCGCCATGAAGGACAGATCAGGCCACTGCCTTTTCTCGCTCTTAATTCCCAACAGAGCAATTGACCGAGGCTGCAGAAGATACTCTGCTCCTACGATCTGTTTGTCCGCGTCTTCGAGGCTGCACTCTGGAGTCGTTTCGAAGGTATCCAACACTCTGAACCAATGGAGGGTGGCATCGGGTACAGGAGGTATCGCAAACTGCAGGGGCTGCCAGAAGGCATTCAGCATCATGTGAAGTGCCAGTCCATCTTCTGCATATACGGTAGCGGCCAGTGTATTAGAGTCATCCGAAAAGTCAGGACAATACAGCTTCGCTCCATGCCATTCGATGTGGGAGTGCTCCAACATTTCGCGCAGCGAAAGTCCGTGGCCGCGAAACGTCGAGCCAAAGCGTCTTCTCATCCTGGTCAGCATCGACACAAAGCGGCGCAAGTCAGCATTCTTCGAACAGAGGCTCCAGTCGAACGTAAGCGTCCGGTGAAGGCACCTGGACGAGGTGTGCTGCCGAGTTGACGATGTCAGTATGGCAGGCATGGAGATGGGCCAGTTCGTAGCTGTGCGGTCACCGCGGCGGCGGTGGAGTGTTGAGGAGCGGCGAAGGATCGTAGAAGAGACGCTGGAGCCTGGCGCATCGGTTGCGCGTGTGGCGCAGCGATATGGAGTGAACGCGAACCAGGTCTTCGGGTGGCGCAGGCTGTACGAGGGCGGCGGCTTACAAGCGCTGCCGCAGGCCTCCGTTAAGCTGCTGCCGGTCAGCATCGACGACGTGCCCGAAGCAGCCCAGGCGCAGGTGAGCCCCAGTGCTTCGTCTCGCGGCACGATCCACATCGAACTGCCCGGGCGAGCGATGATCAGCGTTGAAGGCGCCGTGGATGCGGCGCTTTGGGACCGATTCGACAGAAGGCGGCTCCGCATCTCCAAGAAAACTCCCTTCGAATGGCGATTTTGAATGAGCTTTATAAACGTCCCGAAACAACACAGAAGTTTCTTGCTGAAGCTCTGACGTGGGCGAAGAAGCACGAGAACGTCTTCGACAACCGACTGGAGTTCGATGTCACCGGGGATTTTCTGACAATGGCGGAAGCAGTCGTATCTACTGCAACGCTCGTGGCGCGTAGTGGTTCGATGGAGCTTCTGGAGGAAGAAGGCTCCTGGGTGCGGTCCATATTTGAACGAGTGTATGAAGGTGAGGCTGACCCGGTCTATTTGCATCGGGACGGTTTGCGTTTCAATCCACCAGCCATTGCCTTTGCGGGACAGGTTTTACTAATGCGTCGTTCCCGTCGTGCCGGAGATGAAGACCAACTCCTTCGGTTCGCCTGCGCTGTTGGGTATGGCGCTGCTCACGGCTATGGGGCGACCTTACCTCTGATTCAGCAAACCCAGCCCAATCTCACTGCTTCGCTGATGCGCTGTGCTTTTGAAGGAGCGATCAGGCCTGACAACGCATGGAATATCTCAGAGGAAGAAAAGGCTCAACGGAGCAAACTCCTAGAAGACCGGCTCTCGGAACGTATCCGACATGAACTGAGCTGGCTCAACGGTGGCGCAAGCGAACCGGCGTGGCCGGCGTTCCCGATCAAGCGCGCAAAGCCTAAACCACCACGGAAGCAAACGCCTTCTCCTGAAACACCTGAAGCTGCCCCAAAAGAGTTGAGACATGTGCGTGTTGACTATCATCGCGCAGCTTTGTGGCTCAGACATAGCCGTTCACTGCTTGGAAAGACTCCCGCGCCATGGCTGACGGAGATGATTGAGGCCTACCTGATCTGGACGCAGCAAGCAAACGGATATGGAGGAGATAAACAGGAGCGTTTTGAACGTGGCCCCTCTGAGTGGAATTCCGTCTACTTTGAAGCTGCAGCCAGATGTATGAAGCACATGGAAGAGGAAGCGTTTGACCAGCGACTCCGCGACTTCTTTGCGGAGCTTCCAGAGGAGCCCTTGATGGATACCGTGACGCCGTTTCTACGCAGTGCCGATGTTGGTTATCTTGATTTCCAAACTCTCTCCGTCTCGCAAATGACTAGGGTTCGTGCTTTCGTTATGGCGCAACTGCAAAGTACACGCATGTTTACCTGGAACAAGGATCGGGACGAAACAACTGTGACATCAGATATCGCCACTGCGTTTGCAGCGGTTTGCTTCAATATCTATTACGGTGGCTTTGCTCCTGCAAAATGTTTTGTTCCTCCGAACCTCATTCGAGACACAGACTCGTTTCTGCCTCTTCTTGAAGAGTTCATCGACGTTTGCCGTTCTCCGTTTTTGACCTTTCTTTATTTGAACTACTTCGAGGTTGCTCCGCATGAAGTTCAGGTGCCATGCGTATTAGGCTGCGCTGAAAAATGGCTCGAACGGTTTCCCGAGAGCAATCAGTTTTGGGTCGAGTGGAGCGTCGGTCGTCGCATCTGTGCTGTTCTTGTAAAGATTTTGAACGAATCACCACAGGCATTCGATGTTGACGCTGTGCGGACACGGCTGGACAGGTTCCTGAGCCATCTAGTGGGCCTCGGTGTCACGGAAGCTCACGAAATGGAACGTCTACTGTATAGAGTCGGTGCCTAAATATGGTTCCTCGTGCATCTATCCGAGGATTCTTAGGTGTACTGCTCAAAGACACCGGATCGCTTATGTCCGGCTCTCTCTCAGTGATAGCCGCACTCTTTGCGCACTTCTATGACGCAAGCCATGCCCGGATGGGATTCGGGATATGTGCTGCGATCTGCGCGCTCATTGCTACTTACCGCATCTGGGCAACAGAAAGACAGCAACGTATCGCAGCAGAGGAATACCTCGCCGCTCCAGACCTCAAAATTGACGACGCTGGAACAGTTCAGCAACATGATTGCGCTCAACAACACCGCACTGACGGCCTTATCCAAAGCAGCACTTATGCTCTTCCAAAAGAAGAACACCGGAAGCATCGTCAATATCGGCTCAGGAGTTGGTTTTGCCCCGTTGCCCATGGTTCCTGTCTATGGTCCCACCAAGGCATACGTGATGCAGTTCACACAGATTCTTCAGCCGCAGGTAGCCGGAACGGGAATTCGCGTTCAGCTTGTTACCCCTGGCGCAGTGCTGTCGGAAGGATGGGATGTTGCTGGGGCGCTGATCTTGACCCCTTGAACCCTTCCGTCATCATGACGACAGAAGATTGCGTGGACGCAGCACTTATGGGACTGGATCGCGGCGAGCAGATCACGGCTCCCTTGCTGGAAGATGAGGCCCTGTTGAGCAACTACGAAGCTGTCTCTGGAGCTCTGCTGCAAGGGATGTTTCGTGGCACGCCCGCGACCCGTTACAGATCGCGAGAATAAAACAGTTCATGAGTAAGTTGCCTAGCCAAACAGCCTGGAGCTTATTTTGAAAGCGCCTCCTTCGGAGGACCTGCTAATCCGGGAAGCTGAACCCAATGGGCCTATGGTCCTGTCTCTTTGTCATTCTGAATCGGTGAATTTCGGTAAGCGCTAAATCACAATCGCACTCAGTACGAGAGGGCGGCTTGGCGGAAGTTGAGGGGTGCCTTTAGGGCTCTCACTGCGAAAGAGCCAGCCCTAACCCGTTCACCTGCTTCGAGAGTTGGGGCTGCGTTGTGGCTATTGACGGCACCTGAGCAGCGTGCTTCCCAAAGTCCAAAGCAGAGGTTTTCGACATATCCGCGCTGAGGCGTTCTGCGAGGTTAGAGGCGTCGTTTGTGAAGACTTGCGCGTCGTGAGACGCACGGGAAACCGAGACGTAGGCGAATCTTGCGTTGATGAGGTCGGAATGGACGTCGGTGTCCATGTTCACGAGAACGCGCTGCGATGTTAGTCCTTGAGAACTGTGCGACGTGACGGCGTAGCCGTGGTCAAAATGACGCATCTCCTTCGGATCGAAGGAGACATCCTTATCCTCCGTCAGGAAGCGCTGCTCAGCGTGGCTATATCCGGAGACCGTAATCAGCTCCCGGACGCGGCGGCGGCCCTTGTGATCGCGCTCGCAATGGAGAACGAAGTCGACCGCTCTTCCGGTCTGTGACCGAACGAATGTCTGGTCCAGATTGGTCCTGGCGCTCAGCGCCATGTCTGCGAGCCTATCGAGGGCATCCACGGCCGAATCCGCATGGAGAGTCGCCATCGTCCCGCCGTGGCCGGTGTTCATGGCCTGGAGCAAGTCATAGCCCGATTCATCCCGAATCTCGCCCATGATGATGCGGTCGGGACGATGGCGTAGAGCAGCGGCCACGAGCTGGCTCGGAGTAACGGCAACCTGTCCCGGAATCGCGGCGACAGCCTCCCACCGAACGGCGTTCGGATGAGCGATCTTCAGCTCTGCCGGTTGCTCGATGACGACGAGGCGTTCGTCCATCGGAACGTGATCGAGGAGCGCCTTCATCAGGGTCGACTTACCCGAGCCCGTACCGCCGCTGATGATGCCGTTCTTCCGCTTGCGAATTAGCTCCACCACATCATCGCGAACCGACTGGGGAAAACTGCCAGCTTCGACCAGCTGATCACTCGTATACCAGCGGTTGAATTTGCGGACAGTCAGGGTCGGCCCGTTGATGGACGATGGCGCTCCGACGACAGCCACGCGCGAGCCGTCAGGCAAGCGTGTGTTGAGGATCGGATTCTGGCCGGTGAGGTCCTGGCCAAGAATGCGGGCGACACGCTCGATTGCAGCCTGAAGGCGGTCGTTGGCATACGGTGCGGAGAGTGCGATGTGTCCCACGACTCCGCCGCGATCCGCGAAGACACCCGTAGTCCCGTTAATCATGAGATCGGAGATCGAGTCGTCCTGGAGGAGTGCGCGAAGCTCCTCCGGGAAGAACGGCAATATGAGTTCGAAGCTCATCGTCCTGCCCCCGGAGTGGGCTGGGCGATGGCGTTCGTATTCGCTTCGGTTGTGCCGGGCGTCTGTACGTCCACAGAAACACGGTTCTCATGGAACTCTGTCAACGTAAGCCCGAGCGGATTGATGAACTCATACTGAGGGAAGATCTTCGCCTGATCGCTGACCTGCTTCGGATTCAGATAGTACGTTGCGGACAGCAGCCAATGCTCCGTACGCGGCTGATGAGAGGTGTGTTCTGAGTAGAGCTTGTCCAGCGTGATGAGCGCCGTTCCTCGGGCCACACGGACGCCTTGGACGGTCTCCTCGGACATGGAGGTGATGGTCACGTTGCGCACCTGAACATCACCCGACTCGACCTGTCCTCCCGTGACCTGAGAGACAAGATGGCTATCGTTGTCAGTAGCCATGAGCTGCGCAGCCAGCGGCTGCGCGAGGAAGTAGTAGTTCAACGGATATTTCTTTGCGATGACCTCCCGATTGATGGTGAAACGATAGTTCACCCAATCCGTGAGATAGGTACGCACTTCCCCTTCGCGTGGGCTGTAGTTCAGATCACTGTATTGAATTGCCTGAGCGCGCCCCATCTCGTCGATTCGGATGTATCGACTGGCGATCGGGCGATGAGCCAACGAGAAGTTGAGCCACATGGATCCGCAGAGAAGCATAGCGCCGCAACCAATCACAAAGCGGTAGGCTTGGCGCTCTGAGTAGTGCGACGAGTAGACCTCGTTGCCGATCTTGTCCGTGAGCAAGGCTTGCTCCGATGTAAGCGCCGATCCAACGTGAACTGTGTGTGCTGACATAAGGACTGATTCCCCTTTCCAAAATGCTTTCCGGGAGTGTGACTAAGCAATCTGCCGTGGCAAAGACAGCGATGTAGCGTAATGGGAGAGATAGCTTAGCTCACACCCGCGAGCACCATGCGGGTAAAAAGCGGCGATCGATCAAGCGGCTCCCGCGCCCGCCATGGCGGCGCTTGAAGCCACTTTGCCGATCGCATTTCCCACGCTTCCAGCCATACCAGCGGCACCGCCGAAGATCGCCTGAGTCATGCTCGGGATGAAAAGCATGTTGATGACGAAGGCAACGAAGACCATCAGGCATGGGATGAGATTCGCGATCCACATTTCCATCGAGTAGTTCCCATTGAACGTTTGCTGAAGGAACCCGTTCATGAATCCAGCCCAGACATAAATGAACGCGGCGGCAACGGCGCGGATCATGGCGAAGCTGATGAGCACGTCAAGAAACTGGAAGAACTTCGCACGATAGCTCTGCATCATCAGAAGAGGAATGAAGACCGGACCGAAGAGAGCAGTCACTCCGTACAGGATGAAGGCGCTTACATTGATGACGAAGAGGATCGCCGAGGCGAGGCCGAGCATGATCTGGACGAGCACATAGCAGAGGATCTCAACGGGCGCAGTGAAGGACGGCATTGCCGTCCCGTCCCCGGCGGTCTTCAGAAGCTGTAAGAGTTGATCGAGCGAATTCTGATCAAATGCCGCCACCATCGCTTGGGCGATGTACGAGAAGAAGTGATTGATGCCAAAGCTCGCTCCGGGAAACGGGTTGACCCAGTAGTTGAGCATCAAGCTGCAGATGATGAGCTTCATCAGGAAGTTGGTGAGATCGCCAGCGCGGACAGGATGATGATGAAGCCGCAAGGTCATCCCACTCGTGTTCCAGTTCACGACCATACTCACAAGAGTGAAGAGCGCGATGCAGCTCAGCTCGATTGCACCGAGTTGAGTCAGCGCACCACCGTTCTGCGTGGTGAGATTCGTGAGGTTGTTCGTGAACTGGTAGAGCCAGTCCATACCCGAGCTTGCGGAAGGTAACGCTTGTGCGAGAAGTGCGATGCTCATGACGAATCTCCAATGCCTCTAAGGGATGTAGCTCTTCCACGTCTTGCCTTCACTGCCTGCTGCGGAGTTCTGCTTGCGCTTGTTCTCTTCGACCGTCTTGCGGATGGTTATCTCTTCCTTCTTGCGGTGCTCGGCTTCGTGGCGTTGGTAAAGGACGGCGCTGGCGAGTAGGGTCAGCGCCGCAAGAATCGCAATCAACAACTTGGTGTTGAGCAGCTTCAGCATGTCGTCTCTCTACGGCAGATAGGTCTGCCAGGTATTGCTCTCTGTGGCGGCGCTCATGTCGTGCGTTGAACGCTGAGTCTGCACGAAAGCAGCATCGTTGAGGTCGGTGGCGGCTGCATTGCGCCGCTCCATATTGGCCACGGCCATCTGAGAAGCAACGCAAGCCTGAAGAGCGCCCTGGTTCTGAATCTCGGACATCTTCTGTGCCTCCGCTGCATTAAGTAGGTTCAGCTGCTGCACTTCGCTGTTGGTCGTGCTCGACCCATCAAGCTGGTTGGCTGTCAGGGTGCTGTTAGCCGTTGCGTTCTGCGTGCGGCCTGCACGGTACGCTCCGACCGCCGTGATGCAGTCGGGCGAGATGGCGTCAGACATCTCGACCATCGCAAGCTGCGACATCTGCGGAGTGCCAACCGTCTGGCCTTGGAAGTAACTACTCACGTTCGAACTGACGGGAGTAGTCGCCGAATTCCAAGCGGTGGCTGACGCCGAGGTTGAACCGCCGTTGAGCGCGACCGTCATGCCGGCAGTTTCGCCGAATGTATTTGCAACATTCACGCTCTTCAACGCAGTCATCGCCGTCT
Proteins encoded:
- a CDS encoding phosphoketolase family protein: MSPTVEVVLTAEELRKMNAYWRACNYLAVGMIYLRENPLLREPLKPEHIKNRLLGHWGSDPGQSFTWIHLNRLIKKYDLNVIYVSGPGHGAPATLANSYLEGHYSEIYPDRSQDEAGMLRFFRQFSFPGGIGSHCTPETPGSIHEGGELGYSLSHAYGAAFDNPDLIVTCVVGDGEAETGPLATSWHSNKFLNPIRDGAVLPVLHLNGYKIANPTILARISRRELEGLFLGYGYTPYFVEGNDPDTMHQLMAATMEKCILEIRSIQEQARSTGKFERPLWPMIVLRSPKGWTGPKEVDGHKVEDFWRAHQVPVLDPVTNSKSLKIVEDWMRSYKPEELFDELGRFVPELQELAPEGSRRISANLHANGGLLRKPLNLPRFQDYAVEVKTPGQKYVSPTATAATFLADVMRQNMTSFRVFGPDETASNKLDGIYKASEKIWVAEYKPEDADGTEIAVDGRVMEMLSEHTLEGWYEGYVLTGRHGFFSTYESFVHVIDSMFNQHAKWLEKSKTELGWRAPISSINLLITSLVWRQDHNGFTHQDPGFLDVVTNKSPEVVRIYMPPDANCLLSVVDHCLRSEDYYNVIVSDKQPHLTFLDMDAAVKHCTKGIGIWDWASTDAGDDPDVVMASAGDVPTMESLAAVAILKEKFPDLKIRFVNVVDLFRLMPDIEHPHGLSDRDFDSLFTKDKPVIFNFHSYASLIHKLAYRRTNHANFHVRGYKEKGNINTPLELAIINQIDRFNLAIDVIDRVSHLQKTGAHVKDWLKEQIIEHLNYAYAEGIDKPEIRDWTWPIK
- a CDS encoding acetate/propionate family kinase, coding for MADEHKNTILILNSGSSSLKFGLFAPGYEDEEQLLSGSAEGIGRESGSLRIRAADGTVLREQSPVLESQPDALRSLAAALDEHLRTSPVAIGHRIVHGGPHLRNHQLLTPSVLDQLAAAEHFAPLHIPLALTLVKQAQEIFPQIPHFACFDTAFHNTMPEVATHLPLPQRYFEQGVMRFGFHGLSYESIVHRLGTAVPERAVFAHLGNGSSVTAVRNGLSIDTSMGLTPTGGVPMGTRTGDLDPGVLLYLMRSEGLGVDALEALVDRESGLFGLSKGESDMHQLLQRVAARDAAAVLALEGFCIAVRKFIASYAALMGGLDLLVFTGGIGEHSAEVREKICAGLSFLGLDLGDRDGKLMVMRAEEELQMARHCRRLLGTLSASGAGVEEE
- the tnpA gene encoding IS66-like element accessory protein TnpA codes for the protein MGQFVAVRSPRRRWSVEERRRIVEETLEPGASVARVAQRYGVNANQVFGWRRLYEGGGLQALPQASVKLLPVSIDDVPEAAQAQVSPSASSRGTIHIELPGRAMISVEGAVDAALWDRFDRRRLRISKKTPFEWRF
- a CDS encoding SDR family NAD(P)-dependent oxidoreductase, which encodes MTQAMPGWDSGYVLRSARSLLLTASGQQKDSNVSQQRNTSPLQTSKLTTLEQFSNMIALNNTALTALSKAALMLFQKKNTGSIVNIGSGVGFAPLPMVPVYGPTKAYVMQFTQILQPQVAGTGIRVQLVTPGAVLSEGWDVAGALILTP
- a CDS encoding VirB8/TrbF family protein, encoding MSAHTVHVGSALTSEQALLTDKIGNEVYSSHYSERQAYRFVIGCGAMLLCGSMWLNFSLAHRPIASRYIRIDEMGRAQAIQYSDLNYSPREGEVRTYLTDWVNYRFTINREVIAKKYPLNYYFLAQPLAAQLMATDNDSHLVSQVTGGQVESGDVQVRNVTITSMSEETVQGVRVARGTALITLDKLYSEHTSHQPRTEHWLLSATYYLNPKQVSDQAKIFPQYEFINPLGLTLTEFHENRVSVDVQTPGTTEANTNAIAQPTPGAGR
- a CDS encoding type IV secretion system protein; the protein is MSIALLAQALPSASSGMDWLYQFTNNLTNLTTQNGGALTQLGAIELSCIALFTLVSMVVNWNTSGMTLRLHHHPVRAGDLTNFLMKLIICSLMLNYWVNPFPGASFGINHFFSYIAQAMVAAFDQNSLDQLLQLLKTAGDGTAMPSFTAPVEILCYVLVQIMLGLASAILFVINVSAFILYGVTALFGPVFIPLLMMQSYRAKFFQFLDVLISFAMIRAVAAAFIYVWAGFMNGFLQQTFNGNYSMEMWIANLIPCLMVFVAFVINMLFIPSMTQAIFGGAAGMAGSVGNAIGKVASSAAMAGAGAA